A DNA window from Hordeum vulgare subsp. vulgare chromosome 1H, MorexV3_pseudomolecules_assembly, whole genome shotgun sequence contains the following coding sequences:
- the LOC123408285 gene encoding uncharacterized protein LOC123408285: MAVMDQDGGSARAPAPAPAPMRLPSYSCSPGSVEATHDRKLSHSDSFWTPAESLRSSSASSSSPPLSSSSSFESIPLPDLDRQSSLSSTSSYASLYQVEAAADHDRSSSCAESMPATLPPAVQTMMVQGQPAGYDTKRLPSSMFRTQSTCPAQWSATSNDSLFSIQLENSGEIGPLYGVGDLYYDASGVFHRLSSAARLPAVPEMSTGNSGGSLCVRDDCAGCGSGTSMNKKSVRFATADGVAGTRSLPPALEETEASVAETGAAAEAGWCSCPSIWWPSCACRGCDCRWS, translated from the exons ATGGCGGTCATGGACCAGGACGGCGGTTCTGCGCGCGCACCCGCACCCGCACCCGCACCGATGAGGCTGCCCTCATACTCCTGCAGCCCcggcagcgtcgaggccactcaCGACCGCAAGCTTTCCCACTCCGACTCCTTCTGGACGCCGGCCGAATCGCTGCGGTCGTCGTCCGCTTCGTCGTCGTCCCCACCTCTATCCAGCAGTTCCTCGTTCGAGAGCATTCCCCTGCCCGACCTTGACCGGCAGTCCTCCTTGTCCTCCACGTCCTCCTACGCGAGCTTGTACCAGGTCGAGGCGGCGGCGGACCACGACCGTTCTTCCTCTTGCGCCGAGTCAATGCCAGCAACGCTGCCGCCGGCAGTCCAGACGATGATGGTGCAGGGGCAGCCCGCTGGGTACGACACGAAGAGGCTCCCTTCATCGATGTTCCGCACGCAGTCCACGTGCCCCGCCCAATGGAGCGCCACCTCGAACGACTCGCTTTTCAGCATCCAGCTGGAAAACTCCGGCGAGATCGGCCCGCTTTACGGTGTCGGCGACCTCTACTACGACGCCTCTGGGGTGTTCCACCGCCTCTCATCCGCCGCGAGGCTGCCGGCCGTGCCAGAGATGTCGACAGGAAACTCCGGCGGGAGTTTGTGCGTGAGGGATGACTGCGCGGGGTGCGGCAGTGGCACAAGCATGAACAAGAAGTCCGTCAGGTTCGCCACCGCCGATGGCGTCGCCGGCACGCGCAG TCTTCCGCCCGCGTTGGAGGAGACGGAGGCATCGGTGGCGGAAACTGGCGCGGCGGCGGAGGCTGGTTGGTGCTCTTGTCCGTCGATATGGTGGCCAAGCTGCGCGTGCCGCGGATGTGACTGCCGGTGGTCCTGA